The Nostoc sp. KVJ3 genome window below encodes:
- a CDS encoding ISH3 family transposase yields MTATTPVLTDSKTLNEVVNCLTENIPIQTQGKCEQKNIFEILIRAATQRDSIENTSKVLKNVPTSNDIRYHLEKYSDLNSLESDLNTALQSRFPDGIQKGKYKIAIDFNLIPYYGEPSSSEAPYIYRSQAKSGTCSFYAYATVYVIKKNKRLTLAIKAVQQQNTLVAIITYLLALIEPLKLKIERLYLDREFFCVPVIRWLQALDIPFEMPVIIRGKHGGTRQLIRGRRSYKTTYTLNSDKYGSVTFHVWIICTYKNGKRRAHGREFFIYAVYKVQLSLHLIHDDYRLRFGIESSYRMKNQCRIKTTIKNPIIRLLFVALAFLIINIWIYLVWHYLSRLKRSSRQVLSHLFTLKQMLEFLRQAVDRNYGVACEVCLPSG; encoded by the coding sequence ATGACTGCAACTACCCCAGTTCTAACTGATAGTAAAACTTTGAACGAAGTAGTAAACTGTTTAACGGAAAATATTCCAATTCAGACTCAAGGCAAGTGTGAACAAAAAAATATCTTTGAAATTCTAATTAGGGCAGCCACCCAAAGAGATAGCATAGAAAACACAAGTAAAGTATTAAAAAATGTTCCCACAAGTAACGATATTCGTTATCATTTGGAGAAATATTCAGACCTGAACTCTCTGGAATCAGATTTAAATACTGCACTTCAAAGTCGGTTCCCAGATGGTATTCAAAAAGGAAAATACAAAATTGCTATCGATTTTAACTTAATTCCATATTATGGTGAACCATCATCATCAGAAGCACCATACATTTATAGAAGTCAAGCAAAAAGTGGCACTTGTTCTTTTTATGCCTACGCTACTGTCTATGTAATTAAAAAGAATAAACGACTTACCTTAGCTATTAAAGCTGTTCAACAACAAAATACTTTAGTAGCAATTATTACTTATCTTTTAGCTCTGATTGAGCCTTTGAAGCTAAAAATAGAACGATTGTATTTAGACCGGGAATTCTTCTGTGTGCCAGTCATCAGATGGTTGCAAGCTCTTGATATCCCCTTTGAAATGCCAGTAATTATTCGAGGTAAACATGGCGGTACTAGACAATTAATTAGAGGTAGGCGCAGTTATAAAACAACTTATACTTTAAACAGCGATAAATATGGCTCAGTCACTTTTCATGTATGGATAATTTGTACATATAAAAATGGTAAAAGACGAGCGCATGGGCGAGAGTTTTTTATTTACGCAGTCTATAAAGTACAGTTATCTTTACACCTGATACATGATGACTATCGTCTTCGTTTTGGGATTGAGAGTAGCTATCGGATGAAAAACCAGTGCCGAATTAAAACTACTATTAAAAATCCCATTATTCGGCTTTTATTTGTAGCTTTGGCGTTTTTAATTATTAATATTTGGATTTATCTAGTATGGCATTATCTTAGCCGTTTAAAAAGAAGCTCTCGACAAGTTCTTTCTCACTTATTTACCCTCAAACAGATGCTTGAATTTCTACGTCAAGCCGTAGACCGCAACTATGGGGTAGCCTGCGAAGTTTGTTTACCATCTGGCTGA
- a CDS encoding glycosyltransferase family 2 protein gives MKKSVSIVITVYNRENYLAAAIKSVLAQTWSDLELLIWDDGSTDRSVEIASEYAQQDQRIRVIAAKHTGIAPAIHGAVAATTGDYIGWVDSDDILAPTALEQTISILNNHPKVGLVYTDYQLMDEQGNLHGIGQRCQIPYSKERLLVDFMIFHFRLIRRTVYEQVGGIDPNFTYAEEYDLCLKLSEVTDFYHIPQPLYYYRRHSGNLTNEQFEPIRWSQKAINNALKRRGLDSQYELSMQVVAHFTIKSKHRSQNTSNSPQQILNSPTTVSIIIPTYNRKHYLKYALDSVCCQTYTDYEIIVIDDGSTDGTADWIHTHYPQVKLLQIPTNTGAAAARNLGIKNALGQFIAFLDSDDQWLPDYLQHQIDTLKQTPTAVLSYCNYIAITSVDHKGDRMSLSPSHPDDLILSMLWRCFIHTLSQVVVPKSVFQTVGLLNEQLKGCHDWEFYLRLFAHGTPVHIPKYLVRKRWLPDSIVTQSNCTAWLANGLQVLEEFYRRPANARYSHLRPTIETHFRTTVEEFKSYIFPAFQPNQSQGITAPLVSIIISSNNASRFAACLHSCQQQIYPNLEIIIVEHDSTENLSEISRQFASTTKGRVILTQCQQPGASAAYNHGLALATGDYIQWLSGSDELTPQKIALQVAALEQNRHFDIAYGDWQWCFYQNEQCQLRIAFAFQQNDDERMQRLMHNWQPLHAFLIRRSTAVRLQELQVWNYPQTQLDADREYLTLAAIVGFRFLHVQHSTVLYNHFSSSQMKLSDSYVGRVERLKQMFLRFQYHATMQPLSEITEQHWFLLKQSWDLWKLAPVTLQQHGEDAFFLQHSQKELGMPLNLAQARIVSALYKSDEACTLEDHARQIVRIFWKQIVQQSGGEAKNVAAELTRWVGLAHPETSDSSPHQLAQAGSQSTSLLQAKIDAIPLSAPLFVEQQLAVLYVLDKLRTAGMLNQFSALQSEINQSMPAR, from the coding sequence ATGAAAAAATCTGTTTCTATCGTCATCACAGTTTACAATCGAGAAAACTACCTTGCTGCGGCAATTAAAAGTGTCCTGGCTCAAACTTGGTCGGACTTGGAATTGTTAATATGGGACGATGGCTCTACAGATCGCTCCGTTGAAATTGCATCCGAGTATGCCCAGCAAGATCAACGCATCCGAGTCATAGCTGCCAAACATACTGGTATTGCCCCTGCTATCCACGGGGCTGTTGCAGCAACCACTGGAGATTATATCGGTTGGGTAGACAGTGACGATATTCTGGCTCCCACCGCCTTAGAACAGACAATTTCCATTCTGAATAATCACCCCAAAGTAGGACTTGTCTACACAGACTATCAACTAATGGACGAACAGGGAAACCTGCATGGAATCGGGCAGCGTTGCCAAATCCCCTATTCCAAAGAACGGCTGCTTGTTGACTTTATGATCTTCCATTTCCGCTTAATACGCCGCACCGTTTACGAGCAAGTGGGAGGTATTGATCCGAACTTTACTTATGCCGAAGAGTATGATTTGTGTCTAAAACTGTCTGAAGTCACCGACTTTTACCATATCCCTCAACCTCTTTATTATTATCGCCGTCACTCTGGCAATTTGACTAACGAACAGTTTGAACCGATTCGCTGGTCTCAAAAAGCAATCAATAACGCACTCAAAAGGCGGGGGTTAGACAGCCAATATGAGCTATCTATGCAAGTTGTCGCTCATTTTACTATTAAATCTAAACACCGCTCTCAGAACACCTCTAACTCCCCTCAGCAGATTTTAAATTCACCAACCACTGTTTCGATTATCATTCCGACTTACAATCGTAAACATTATCTTAAATACGCTCTCGATAGCGTCTGTTGTCAAACCTATACTGACTACGAAATTATTGTAATTGATGACGGCTCCACCGATGGGACTGCTGATTGGATTCATACACACTATCCACAGGTAAAACTGTTACAAATACCCACTAATACTGGTGCTGCTGCCGCTAGAAATTTGGGCATTAAAAATGCGCTGGGGCAATTTATCGCCTTTCTCGATAGCGACGACCAATGGCTACCAGATTACCTGCAACATCAAATTGACACTCTCAAACAAACACCTACTGCTGTCCTCAGCTACTGCAACTATATCGCCATCACAAGTGTTGACCACAAGGGCGACCGAATGAGCCTCAGTCCAAGCCATCCAGATGACCTGATTCTTTCGATGCTTTGGCGATGCTTCATTCACACACTCTCTCAAGTCGTCGTACCCAAATCAGTCTTCCAAACAGTTGGTTTATTAAACGAACAGTTGAAAGGCTGTCATGACTGGGAGTTTTACTTAAGACTGTTTGCACACGGAACTCCAGTACATATCCCCAAGTATTTAGTTCGCAAACGCTGGTTGCCTGACAGCATCGTTACCCAATCTAACTGTACTGCATGGTTAGCAAACGGGCTTCAAGTCCTAGAAGAATTTTATCGTCGCCCTGCCAACGCCCGCTACAGCCATTTGCGACCAACCATTGAAACTCACTTTCGTACTACTGTAGAAGAATTCAAGTCATACATTTTCCCCGCTTTCCAGCCAAATCAGAGCCAGGGAATCACTGCCCCCCTAGTTTCCATTATTATCTCTAGTAATAACGCCAGCAGATTTGCCGCCTGTCTACATAGTTGCCAACAACAAATTTATCCGAATCTGGAAATTATTATTGTTGAACACGACTCGACCGAGAACTTGAGCGAAATTAGTCGCCAATTTGCCAGCACAACTAAAGGACGTGTAATCTTAACTCAATGCCAGCAACCAGGAGCGAGTGCTGCTTACAATCATGGATTAGCTTTAGCTACTGGTGACTATATCCAATGGCTTTCTGGCTCAGATGAATTGACACCCCAAAAAATTGCCTTGCAAGTAGCAGCATTAGAACAAAATCGTCACTTTGACATTGCCTATGGTGATTGGCAATGGTGCTTTTATCAAAACGAGCAGTGTCAATTGAGAATTGCTTTCGCATTCCAACAGAATGACGACGAAAGAATGCAGAGACTAATGCATAACTGGCAACCTCTTCATGCCTTCCTAATTCGTCGCTCTACAGCAGTGCGCTTGCAAGAGTTACAAGTGTGGAATTATCCACAGACTCAATTGGATGCAGACCGGGAGTATTTAACTCTAGCAGCAATAGTGGGGTTTCGTTTTCTTCACGTTCAACATTCTACCGTCCTCTACAATCATTTCTCCTCCAGTCAGATGAAGTTGTCCGACTCTTACGTCGGAAGAGTCGAGAGACTCAAGCAAATGTTTTTACGCTTTCAATACCATGCCACGATGCAGCCACTAAGTGAAATTACAGAACAACATTGGTTTCTGCTCAAGCAAAGTTGGGATTTGTGGAAACTCGCACCAGTCACACTTCAGCAACACGGAGAAGACGCTTTTTTTCTTCAGCACTCTCAAAAAGAGCTAGGAATGCCGCTCAACTTAGCCCAAGCCAGAATAGTCAGCGCCTTATATAAATCTGATGAAGCTTGCACTTTAGAAGATCATGCTCGTCAAATTGTGCGGATATTTTGGAAGCAAATCGTTCAACAGTCTGGAGGTGAGGCAAAAAATGTTGCAGCCGAGCTAACAAGATGGGTAGGACTTGCTCATCCCGAAACTTCTGATTCTTCCCCTCACCAACTAGCACAGGCTGGAAGTCAAAGTACATCTTTACTGCAAGCGAAAATTGATGCAATTCCTTTGTCTGCCCCGTTGTTTGTAGAACAGCAATTGGCAGTGCTTTACGTACTGGACAAACTTCGGACTGCTGGAATGCTTAACCAATTTTCTGCTCTACAGTCAGAAATAAATCAGTCAATGCCAGCTAGATAA
- a CDS encoding AAA domain-containing protein: MVIKTEPQVSRLGANLIASHVEGQLENHVNWAEVDAVEALIEELLAAGYRLNSPDSDNTIGVISPYRRQVDALTQRLKSRWSDFSPRALAQFTRSKVDRNQ; encoded by the coding sequence ATGGTCATTAAAACTGAGCCTCAAGTTTCTCGGTTGGGTGCTAACCTGATTGCAAGTCATGTCGAAGGTCAACTAGAGAACCATGTTAATTGGGCGGAAGTTGATGCAGTAGAAGCGTTGATTGAAGAGTTGTTAGCGGCGGGTTATCGCTTAAATTCTCCTGACTCTGACAACACGATTGGCGTGATTTCACCTTACCGTCGTCAAGTAGATGCGCTGACTCAACGTTTAAAATCTCGTTGGTCAGATTTTTCCCCAAGAGCATTGGCACAGTTCACACGTTCCAAGGTGGACAGAAATCAGTGA